A genomic window from Punica granatum isolate Tunisia-2019 chromosome 2, ASM765513v2, whole genome shotgun sequence includes:
- the LOC116196055 gene encoding ABC transporter G family member 36-like, translating to MLAARNSPSVTRTSFEERKEFLDRLMRNAGSNEHSLQKLKNRIDRVSLKQATLGNSVQECYCRGSSLQGLPTILKSILKTIESIGEFLPSHKKKFSILHNVSGIIKPGW from the exons ATGCTGGCAGCAAGGAACTCTCCCTCAGTCACGAGAACTAGCTTCGAGGAGAGGAAGGAGTTTTTGGACAGGCTGATGAGGAACGCTGGCAGCAATGAACACTCCCTCCAGAAGCTCAAGAACAGAATTGACAG GGTATCCTTAAAGCAGGCGACGTTAGGAAATTCGGTTCAAGAATGTTACTGTCGAGGGAGTAGCTTACAAGGTCTGCCCACAATCCTCAAGTCCATCCTCAAAACAATTGAG AGCATCGGAGAATTTCTTCCAAGCCACAAGAAAAAGTTCTCGATCCTTCACAATGTTAGCGGAATCATTAAACCTGGCTGGTGA